A genomic region of Paenibacillus sp. PL2-23 contains the following coding sequences:
- the hxlB gene encoding 6-phospho-3-hexuloisomerase encodes MNMLTVSSSILQELDRTLKAVNSDEIEALTKQITEAGNIFVAGAGRSGLMMRAFAMRLMHMGFHVYVVGETVTPGIAEGDLLLIGSGSGETKTLASMAAKAHNIKATIGVLTIAPDSTIGQLASTIVHIPAVTKDSTSGSSNQPMGTLFEQCLLLLLDATVLRLMENMKLQGTAMYNNHANLE; translated from the coding sequence ATGAATATGCTGACTGTTTCATCTTCTATTCTTCAGGAGCTTGACCGGACGCTTAAAGCGGTCAACTCGGACGAAATCGAGGCGCTGACCAAGCAGATTACAGAAGCCGGGAACATTTTTGTAGCCGGGGCCGGACGCTCGGGACTGATGATGAGGGCATTCGCCATGCGACTGATGCATATGGGGTTCCACGTTTATGTCGTAGGCGAAACGGTTACCCCCGGCATTGCCGAAGGTGATCTGCTTCTCATCGGTTCAGGCTCAGGCGAGACCAAAACCCTGGCAAGCATGGCAGCTAAAGCCCATAACATCAAGGCAACGATTGGCGTCTTGACCATTGCTCCAGATTCAACCATAGGTCAACTGGCTTCTACCATTGTGCATATCCCAGCTGTTACCAAGGACAGCACATCGGGCAGCTCCAATCAGCCCATGGGCACGTTGTTCGAGCAATGCCTGCTGCTTCTATTGGATGCGACCGTGCTTCGGCTAATGGAGAACATGAAGCTTCAAGGTACAGCGATGTACAACAATCACGCCAATCTGGAATAG